A single genomic interval of Saccharomyces eubayanus strain FM1318 chromosome IV, whole genome shotgun sequence harbors:
- the GRX6 gene encoding glutathione-disulfide reductase GRX6 — protein sequence MILSNKRNARILSITMLLLLLVFFIAQNANFLAIETKEEEKPPQLFSVGRDNIAGRSSRGTAAVPTSTTNKGNSEVDEEINEIKQRVGLQQPVASADDSLSAIKSDKGTGTGKGFNVQQEYSLMLDLAPVIIFSKSVCSYSKGLKELLESEYQFVPNYYIIELDKHGHGEELREYIKSVTGRGTVPNLLINGISRGGSEEIRRLHSEGKLLASLQEWSGGKFTVEQREKPSNN from the coding sequence GCTAGAATTTTAAGCATAACGATGCTACTACTGTTattagttttctttatagCACAGAATGCGAACTTTCTGGCAATAGAGACAAAGGAAGAGGAGAAGCCCCCACAGTTATTTAGTGTTGGTAGGGATAATATAGCTGGTAGATCGTCAAGGGGAACTGCTGCCGTGCCAACATCTACCACAAATAAGGGAAACTCTGAAGTAGATGAGGAGATTAACGAAATAAAGCAAAGAGTGGGACTCCAGCAGCCCGTAGCTTCGGCGGATGACAGTTTGTCTGCTATCAAGAGTGATAAAGGTACGGGAACAGGTAAAGGATTCAATGTGCAACAGGAATACTCGCTCATGTTAGATTTGGCACCGGTCATAATATTCAGTAAGAGCGTCTGTTCATATAGCAAAGGCTTAAAAGAACTGCTTGAAAGTGAATATCAATTCGTACCGAACTATTACATCATAGAACTTGACAAACATGGGCATGGTGAAGAGCTCCGAGAATACATCAAGTCCGTGACCGGTAGGGGAACGGTTCCGAACCTTTTGATCAATGGGATATCAAGAGGAGGTAGTGAAGAGATTAGGAGATTGCACTCTGAAGGTAAACTTCTAGCTTCACTGCAAGAGTGGAGCGGTGGAAAATTCACTGTCGAGCAACGTGAAAAGCCTTcaaacaattga
- the APC11 gene encoding anaphase promoting complex subunit 11: MKVKIKQVHSVFAWSWHIPRISDENESNGVTNENDEDEDVCGICRASYNGTCPSCKFPGDQCPLVIGVCNHNFHDHCIYRWLDTSNSKGLCPMCRQVFQLQKGLAINDAHIRKFVEVVSRRREEMIEEGVAEDFVDFDEPIRQNTDSAIDRQQVDTVLDEDFLLR; encoded by the coding sequence ATGAAAGTCAAAATAAAGCAAGTGCACAGCGTGTTTGCTTGGTCGTGGCACATTCCGCGTATCTCCGATGAAAATGAGTCTAATGGAGttacaaatgaaaatgatgaggatgaagatgttTGTGGTATATGTCGTGCCAGTTACAACGGTACATGCCCAAGCTGTAAATTTCCAGGCGACCAGTGCCCTTTAGTGATTGGGGTATGCAACCACAACTTCCATGACCACTGTATATATCGATGGCTAGACACCTCAAATTCTAAAGGACTGTGTCCGATGTGTAGACAAGTGTTCCAGCTGCAAAAAGGTTTAGCAATCAACGATGCGCATATCAGAAAATTCGTTGAGGTAgtttcaagaagaagagaagagatGATAGAAGAGGGCGTGGCGGAAGATTTTGTGGACTTCGATGAACCGATACGGCAAAATACAGATAGCGCAATAGACAGACAACAAGTTGATACTGTCCTGGATGAAGACTTTTTGTTACGGTAA